In Aggregatibacter sp. 2125159857, one DNA window encodes the following:
- the galE gene encoding UDP-glucose 4-epimerase GalE codes for MSILVTGGAGYIGSHTVVELLNAGKEVVVLDNLCNASPKSLDRVKQITGKSVKFYEGDVLDRDLLQKIFAENSIHSVIHFAGLKAVGESVQKPAEYYMNNVTGSLVLLQEMKKAGVWNFVFSSSATVYGDPEIIPITENCKVGGTTNPYGTSKFMVEQILRDIAKAEPKFSMTILRYFNPVGAHESGLIGEDPNGIPNNLLPYISQVAIGKLPQLSVFGSDYNTHDGTGVRDYIHVVDLAIGHLKALDRHQDDAGLHIYNLGTGVGYSVLDMVKAFEQANGIQIPYKLVDRRPGDIATCYSDPSLAAKELGWKAERGLAQMMKDTWNWQKNNPKGYRD; via the coding sequence ATGTCCATTCTAGTCACCGGCGGTGCCGGTTATATCGGTTCACATACTGTCGTCGAATTATTAAATGCCGGCAAAGAGGTTGTGGTATTAGACAATCTTTGTAACGCCTCACCAAAATCCTTAGATCGCGTGAAACAAATCACCGGCAAAAGCGTAAAATTTTATGAAGGCGATGTATTAGATCGCGACTTGTTACAAAAAATCTTTGCTGAAAACAGCATTCATTCCGTCATTCATTTTGCCGGTTTAAAAGCCGTCGGCGAAAGCGTGCAAAAACCGGCTGAATACTATATGAACAACGTCACCGGCTCATTGGTCTTATTACAAGAAATGAAAAAAGCCGGCGTGTGGAATTTCGTCTTCAGTTCTTCTGCCACCGTTTACGGTGATCCTGAAATCATTCCGATTACCGAAAATTGCAAAGTAGGCGGCACCACCAATCCGTACGGCACCTCTAAATTTATGGTGGAACAAATCCTGCGCGACATCGCCAAAGCCGAACCGAAATTCAGCATGACCATTTTGCGCTATTTCAACCCGGTCGGTGCCCATGAGAGCGGTTTGATCGGGGAAGATCCGAATGGCATTCCAAACAACTTATTGCCTTACATCAGCCAAGTAGCTATCGGCAAATTGCCACAACTTTCCGTATTCGGTAGCGATTACAACACCCATGACGGCACCGGCGTGCGCGATTATATTCATGTGGTGGATTTGGCGATTGGTCACTTAAAAGCGCTAGATCGCCATCAAGATGATGCCGGTTTGCACATTTATAATTTAGGCACCGGCGTAGGCTATTCCGTCTTAGACATGGTGAAAGCGTTTGAACAAGCAAATGGCATTCAGATTCCTTATAAATTAGTGGATCGTCGTCCGGGCGACATCGCCACCTGTTATTCCGACCCGAGCCTTGCCGCCAAAGAATTAGGCTGGAAAGCAGAACGTGGCTTAGCTCAAATGATGAAAGACACGTGGAATTGGCAAAAAAATAATCCGAAAGGCTATCGGGATTAA
- a CDS encoding aromatic amino acid transporter produces MNKTVGSTLLVAGTMIGAGMLAMPLTSAGIGFGATLFLLLGLWTLLTFSALLFVELYQTAPSDAGIGTLAEQYFGRLGRIISTAVLIVFLYALIAAYISGGGSLLTDTLPTIIDRDTTSKVAVLIFTLFFGAFIIIGTHSVDKMNRVLFFVMIATFVMVLSLMLPEIKLDNLMAMPIDNALIISASPVFFTAFGFHGSIPSLNKYLGGNVKSLRISILVGSGITLFAYILWQLSTHGLLTQNEFLQILQQDATLNGLVTATLTITQSSMMANAVKIFSTLALITSFLGVGLGLLECIEDLLKRSFNIHAGRFSLGLMTFIPPIVFALFYPQGFILALGYAGQMFAFYAVVLPVSLVWKARRIHPNLPYKVWGGKVTLMLVLVLGVIITSIPFAIRAGYLPFVVG; encoded by the coding sequence ATGAATAAAACCGTGGGAAGTACACTGCTCGTAGCGGGTACGATGATTGGCGCAGGTATGTTGGCAATGCCGCTCACTTCTGCAGGTATTGGCTTTGGTGCCACGTTATTTCTTTTGCTCGGACTTTGGACGCTGTTAACCTTTAGTGCGTTGCTGTTCGTTGAGCTTTACCAAACCGCACCAAGTGATGCCGGCATCGGCACGCTAGCAGAGCAGTATTTCGGTCGTCTGGGACGAATTATTTCCACCGCCGTATTAATTGTCTTTTTGTATGCACTCATTGCGGCTTACATCAGTGGCGGCGGCTCTTTGTTGACTGATACGTTGCCAACCATCATTGATCGTGATACTACAAGCAAAGTCGCTGTATTGATTTTCACCCTTTTCTTTGGCGCTTTTATCATTATCGGTACACACAGCGTCGATAAAATGAACCGCGTGTTGTTCTTTGTGATGATTGCCACATTCGTGATGGTGTTAAGTTTGATGTTGCCGGAAATTAAACTCGATAACTTAATGGCAATGCCCATTGATAATGCGCTGATCATTTCCGCCAGCCCGGTATTTTTCACCGCATTTGGTTTTCACGGTTCTATTCCAAGCTTAAACAAATACCTCGGCGGCAATGTCAAATCCTTGCGCATTTCCATTTTAGTGGGTTCCGGTATCACCTTATTCGCCTACATTTTATGGCAACTTTCCACTCACGGCTTGCTTACACAAAACGAGTTTCTACAAATCTTGCAACAAGATGCCACATTGAATGGCTTAGTCACCGCCACCTTAACCATTACCCAAAGCAGTATGATGGCAAACGCCGTGAAAATCTTCTCCACGTTGGCGTTAATCACCTCCTTCTTGGGGGTAGGGCTCGGCTTGTTGGAATGTATTGAAGACTTGTTAAAACGTTCCTTTAACATTCATGCAGGACGTTTCTCTCTAGGGTTAATGACATTCATTCCGCCAATCGTCTTCGCCTTATTCTACCCACAAGGTTTTATTTTAGCGTTAGGCTACGCCGGTCAAATGTTTGCGTTTTATGCCGTGGTTCTTCCGGTTTCGCTGGTATGGAAAGCGCGCCGCATTCACCCGAATTTGCCGTATAAAGTCTGGGGCGGCAAAGTCACATTGATGCTCGTTTTGGTCCTTGGCGTCATCATTACTTCCATCCCATTCGCCATCCGCGCCGGCTATCTACCGTTTGTGGTGGGTTGA
- the hypA gene encoding hydrogenase maturation nickel metallochaperone HypA, producing the protein MHELSLCQNIIEIVEQQCKQHNVNKVTDLWLEVGALSCIEPSALEFGFEMAAQGTPAENCKLHLISIPAKAWCWDCKQLVEIQANNSTCPHCGSAHLQRQSGDELRIKEIAVE; encoded by the coding sequence ATGCACGAACTCTCTTTGTGTCAAAACATCATTGAAATTGTTGAGCAGCAATGCAAACAACACAATGTCAATAAAGTCACCGATCTCTGGTTGGAGGTCGGTGCCCTTTCATGCATTGAACCCAGTGCGTTGGAATTTGGCTTTGAAATGGCGGCACAAGGTACACCGGCGGAAAATTGTAAGCTTCATTTAATTTCCATTCCCGCCAAAGCTTGGTGTTGGGATTGCAAACAACTGGTCGAAATTCAAGCCAATAACAGCACTTGCCCCCATTGCGGCAGCGCGCATTTACAACGCCAAAGCGGCGATGAACTCCGCATTAAAGAAATTGCCGTCGAATAA
- a CDS encoding YadA family autotransporter adhesin yields MKKVNHLNKTITTLSTTAVVLLSTFGVATLANATDNFINASAGAKDAKVGIANDTSIGSDAKANDGNTSVNTGGATAVGADTEASGAGATVLGRGAKAIGSYNSALGNMASATGSATTAVGVSAQASGAHSVAVGSNAKATGYSSVGIGLATTAGSGATGSSAVSIGDQAGASIQDSVALGSYSRTTVNSNVQGYDPSTGNKTDATWKATKGAVSVGDVDNQITRQITSVAAGTNDTDAVNVAQLKSLDGKVEKNKADIATNKADIATNKADIATNKADIATNKADIATNKADIATNKADIATNKADIATNKADIATNKADIATNKADIATNKADIATNKADIATNKADIATNKADIATNKADIATNKADIATNKADIATNKADIATNKADIATNKADIATNKADIATNKADIATNKADIATNKADIATNKADIATNKADIATNKADIATNKADIATNKADIATNKADIATNKADIATNKADIATNKADIATNKADITTNKADITTNKADITTNKADIATNKADIATINSKLSANNNSINELRGNVNLLNKDLRGGVASAIAHASVPQSTKAGAVGVGVGGGFYGGQSAVSLGVSGVTSNEKWVFKASVSSNSRGNYGVGVGALYQW; encoded by the coding sequence ATGAAAAAAGTAAATCATTTAAACAAAACAATCACGACGTTATCCACCACTGCTGTGGTGCTTCTTTCTACATTCGGTGTCGCTACACTTGCTAATGCGACAGATAACTTTATTAATGCTAGTGCCGGTGCTAAAGATGCGAAGGTGGGTATTGCCAATGATACCTCTATTGGTAGCGATGCTAAGGCTAATGATGGAAACACTAGCGTCAATACTGGCGGTGCGACAGCAGTTGGTGCTGATACTGAAGCTTCAGGTGCTGGTGCTACTGTACTGGGCCGTGGAGCAAAAGCAATAGGCTCTTATAATTCTGCACTAGGTAATATGGCTAGTGCAACAGGGTCAGCTACAACTGCAGTTGGGGTATCAGCCCAAGCGTCGGGAGCGCATTCTGTTGCCGTAGGTTCAAATGCTAAGGCTACAGGCTATTCGTCTGTAGGAATTGGTTTAGCCACGACGGCAGGCTCCGGTGCGACAGGCTCAAGTGCAGTTTCAATTGGTGATCAGGCTGGGGCAAGTATTCAAGATTCGGTAGCATTGGGATCTTATTCTAGAACAACAGTAAATAGCAATGTTCAAGGTTATGATCCATCAACAGGAAACAAAACCGATGCCACTTGGAAAGCAACGAAAGGCGCAGTTTCTGTTGGTGATGTTGACAACCAGATCACCCGTCAAATCACTAGCGTTGCCGCGGGTACAAACGATACTGATGCAGTGAACGTGGCTCAGTTAAAATCTTTAGACGGTAAAGTTGAGAAGAACAAAGCAGATATCGCAACCAACAAAGCGGATATCGCAACCAACAAAGCCGATATCGCAACCAACAAAGCGGATATCGCAACCAACAAAGCGGATATCGCAACTAACAAAGCGGATATCGCAACCAACAAAGCGGATATCGCAACTAACAAAGCGGATATCGCAACTAACAAAGCCGATATTGCAACTAACAAAGCCGATATTGCAACTAACAAAGCGGATATCGCAACTAACAAAGCGGATATCGCAACTAACAAAGCCGATATTGCAACTAACAAAGCAGATATCGCAACCAACAAAGCGGATATCGCAACCAACAAAGCCGATATTGCAACTAACAAAGCCGATATCGCAACTAACAAAGCGGATATTGCAACCAATAAAGCCGATATCGCAACTAACAAAGCTGATATTGCAACTAACAAAGCGGATATCGCAACTAACAAAGCGGATATCGCAACTAACAAAGCCGATATCGCAACTAACAAAGCCGATATTGCAACTAACAAAGCGGATATCGCAACTAACAAAGCGGATATCGCAACTAACAAAGCCGATATTGCAACTAACAAAGCCGATATCGCAACTAACAAAGCGGATATTGCAACCAATAAAGCCGATATCGCAACTAACAAAGCCGATATTGCAACTAACAAAGCGGATATCGCAACTAACAAAGCGGATATCGCAACTAACAAAGCGGATATCGCAACCAACAAAGCGGATATCACAACCAACAAAGCGGATATCACAACCAACAAAGCGGATATCACAACCAACAAAGCGGATATCGCAACCAACAAAGCAGATATTGCGACTATTAATAGTAAATTGTCTGCTAATAATAATTCCATTAATGAATTGCGTGGTAATGTAAATCTCTTAAATAAAGACTTGAGAGGTGGCGTTGCGAGTGCGATCGCGCATGCTTCTGTTCCTCAATCCACAAAAGCGGGTGCAGTTGGTGTGGGTGTTGGTGGTGGTTTTTATGGTGGTCAATCAGCTGTTTCTCTAGGTGTGTCCGGTGTAACCTCTAATGAAAAATGGGTGTTTAAGGCTAGCGTTTCTAGCAATAGCCGCGGTAACTATGGTGTAGGTGTAGGTGCACTTTACCAATGGTAA
- a CDS encoding AmpG family muropeptide MFS transporter has product MTEQPIKPSLATQIFSRNMLICVFTGFSSGLPLFVLLQMLPIWLSDNGISVQTIGAFTLVTLPYTLKFLWAPLLDRYFPRFLGRRRSWLAISQLLLLLSLYLIGLYNPKEQMQIVIFLATFIAFMSATQDIVLDAYRREILRDNELGLGNTIHINAYRIAGLIPGGLSLYLATFLPWKTVFLLTALFMLCGLFMTFFLSREPQIQIHQNKQPFYQAFTIPLQEFFQRKGIYAGLGFIAFLFLYKFGDALATTLQSKFIVDMGFSKTDIALVVKSTALWSSIIAGMAGGIVMLRLGINRALWVFGFIQLITIGGFIWLAGFDYFHVVDNAARLKLGIVICGEYIGVGLGTAAFVAFMARETNPLYTATQLALFTSLAALPSKGLGALSGEIVAAVGYYHFFWICLFLAIPGMLCLCWVAPWNEKVTMPNAGN; this is encoded by the coding sequence ATGACAGAACAACCGATTAAGCCCTCTCTCGCCACCCAAATTTTCAGCCGCAATATGCTGATTTGTGTTTTTACCGGCTTCAGCTCCGGTTTGCCGCTTTTCGTGCTGTTGCAGATGTTGCCAATTTGGTTGTCGGATAATGGCATTAGCGTTCAAACCATCGGGGCTTTTACCTTAGTCACGCTGCCCTACACGCTCAAATTTTTGTGGGCGCCCTTGCTGGATCGTTATTTTCCCCGATTTCTCGGTCGTCGTCGCAGTTGGCTTGCCATATCCCAACTCTTGCTTCTGCTAAGTCTTTACCTGATCGGTTTATACAATCCGAAAGAACAAATGCAGATTGTCATTTTTCTTGCCACGTTCATCGCCTTTATGTCCGCCACCCAAGACATTGTCTTAGATGCTTATCGACGGGAAATTTTGCGCGATAACGAATTGGGCTTAGGCAACACGATTCACATTAATGCCTACCGAATTGCCGGTTTGATTCCGGGCGGACTGTCATTGTATCTCGCCACATTCCTGCCATGGAAAACGGTGTTTTTATTGACTGCACTTTTCATGCTGTGCGGGCTGTTTATGACCTTCTTTTTAAGCCGCGAACCACAAATTCAAATTCATCAAAACAAGCAGCCGTTCTATCAAGCTTTTACCATTCCGCTACAAGAATTTTTCCAGCGTAAAGGGATTTATGCCGGTCTCGGCTTTATTGCATTTCTCTTTCTGTATAAATTCGGCGATGCCCTTGCCACTACGTTACAAAGTAAATTCATCGTGGACATGGGCTTTAGCAAAACCGACATTGCCTTAGTGGTGAAAAGCACCGCATTGTGGTCAAGCATTATTGCCGGCATGGCAGGCGGCATTGTGATGTTACGCCTCGGCATTAACCGCGCCCTTTGGGTCTTTGGTTTTATTCAACTGATTACTATCGGCGGGTTTATTTGGCTTGCCGGATTTGATTATTTCCACGTTGTCGATAACGCTGCGCGCTTAAAACTTGGCATTGTGATTTGTGGCGAATATATTGGCGTGGGGCTTGGCACCGCAGCGTTTGTTGCCTTTATGGCTCGGGAAACCAACCCGCTTTACACCGCCACTCAACTGGCGTTGTTTACCAGCCTTGCCGCCTTACCGAGCAAAGGGCTCGGTGCGCTTTCAGGCGAAATCGTTGCCGCAGTGGGCTACTATCATTTCTTCTGGATTTGCTTATTTTTAGCCATCCCGGGCATGCTCTGCTTATGCTGGGTTGCCCCATGGAATGAAAAAGTCACCATGCCGAATGCTGGCAATTGA
- a CDS encoding DUF805 domain-containing protein: protein MNWYLHVLKNYATFSGRARRKEYWMFFLISALISIVLTLLDILLGTYSVEYEAGLFSGLYSLLILIPSIAVVVRRLHDTDRSGWWILISLIPLIGVIVLFVFICLDSQPGTNRFGANPKEAASQTIPPVETDRFIS, encoded by the coding sequence ATGAATTGGTATTTGCATGTACTTAAAAACTACGCCACGTTTTCAGGACGAGCAAGACGAAAAGAGTATTGGATGTTCTTTTTAATCAGTGCACTAATCAGCATTGTATTGACGCTGTTGGATATCTTGCTAGGAACGTATAGCGTGGAATATGAAGCCGGGCTTTTTAGCGGGCTGTATTCATTGCTGATTCTGATCCCGAGTATCGCAGTTGTCGTTCGCCGTTTACATGATACGGATCGAAGCGGATGGTGGATTTTAATTTCATTAATTCCTCTTATCGGTGTTATTGTGTTGTTTGTGTTCATTTGTTTAGACAGCCAACCGGGAACAAACCGTTTTGGTGCAAATCCGAAAGAAGCCGCATCACAAACGATTCCTCCGGTCGAAACCGATCGTTTTATCAGCTAA
- the accA gene encoding acetyl-CoA carboxylase carboxyl transferase subunit alpha, with amino-acid sequence MSQEYLDFELPIAELEAKIESLRAMTTQDNEINLDDEIARLQKKSIELTEKTFANLDAWQVSKMSRHPNRPYTLDYIEHIFTEFEELAGDRAFADDKAIVGGLARLDGRPVMVIGHQKGRTVKDKVKRNFGMPAPEGYRKALRLMQMAERFKLPIITFIDTPGAYPGVGAEERGQSEAIARNLREMSTLKVPVICTVIGEGGSGGALAIGVGDKVNMLQYSTYSVISPEGCASILWKSADKASTAAEVMGLTASRLKELGLIDNIVPEPLGGAHRNYDEMAQNLKKRLLADLDDLDVFDTEKLLERRYQRLMSYGYV; translated from the coding sequence ATGAGTCAAGAATACTTAGATTTTGAATTACCCATTGCCGAACTTGAAGCGAAAATCGAATCTTTGCGTGCAATGACAACACAGGATAATGAAATTAATCTTGATGATGAAATTGCCCGTTTGCAGAAAAAAAGCATCGAATTAACCGAAAAAACCTTTGCAAATTTAGATGCGTGGCAAGTATCAAAAATGTCTCGTCACCCGAATCGTCCTTATACTCTTGACTACATCGAACATATTTTCACCGAATTTGAAGAACTTGCCGGTGATCGTGCTTTTGCCGATGACAAGGCCATTGTTGGCGGATTAGCACGTTTAGACGGCAGACCGGTGATGGTAATTGGCCATCAAAAAGGGCGTACCGTGAAAGATAAAGTAAAACGCAACTTTGGTATGCCGGCACCGGAAGGCTACCGCAAAGCTTTACGCCTCATGCAAATGGCAGAGCGTTTCAAATTGCCTATCATCACCTTCATTGACACTCCGGGTGCTTATCCGGGCGTAGGCGCGGAAGAACGCGGTCAATCAGAAGCTATCGCACGCAATTTACGCGAAATGTCCACCCTCAAAGTGCCGGTGATTTGTACTGTTATCGGTGAGGGCGGTTCCGGCGGTGCGTTAGCGATCGGCGTAGGCGATAAAGTCAACATGTTGCAATACTCCACCTACTCTGTGATTTCGCCGGAAGGCTGCGCTTCCATTTTGTGGAAAAGCGCTGACAAAGCTTCCACCGCGGCAGAAGTCATGGGATTAACTGCCAGCCGTTTAAAAGAACTCGGCTTAATTGATAATATCGTGCCGGAACCGTTGGGCGGTGCACACCGCAATTACGATGAAATGGCGCAAAACTTGAAAAAACGCCTGCTCGCCGATTTAGACGACCTTGACGTCTTTGACACAGAAAAGCTGCTAGAACGTCGTTATCAACGTTTAATGAGTTACGGCTACGTATAA
- the adk gene encoding adenylate kinase — MKIILLGAPGAGKGTQAQFIMNKFAIPQISTGDMLRSAIKAGTELGKQAKTLMDAGQLVPDDLIISLVKERVAQPDCAKGFLLDGFPRTIPQADALKSAGIAIDYVLEFDVPDEVIVERMSGRRVHQPSGRSYHIVYNPPKVEGKDDVTGEDLIIRADDKPETVLDRLKVYHNTTKPLVDYYQAEAKAGNTQYFRLDGTQKVEDVSKALDKILA, encoded by the coding sequence ATGAAAATTATTCTATTAGGCGCACCGGGCGCAGGAAAAGGGACACAAGCACAATTCATCATGAATAAATTTGCCATCCCGCAAATTTCCACGGGCGACATGTTACGCTCTGCGATCAAAGCCGGCACTGAACTAGGCAAACAAGCCAAAACCTTAATGGACGCCGGTCAATTAGTGCCGGATGATTTAATCATTTCCTTAGTGAAAGAACGCGTAGCCCAACCTGACTGCGCCAAAGGTTTCTTACTTGACGGTTTCCCACGTACGATTCCACAAGCTGACGCATTGAAATCTGCCGGCATCGCCATTGATTATGTGTTGGAATTTGATGTGCCGGATGAAGTGATCGTAGAACGCATGAGCGGTCGTCGTGTGCACCAACCTTCCGGTCGTTCTTACCATATCGTTTACAACCCACCGAAAGTGGAAGGCAAAGATGATGTGACCGGCGAAGATTTGATTATCCGTGCCGATGACAAACCGGAAACCGTGTTAGACCGCTTGAAAGTCTACCACAACACCACCAAACCATTAGTGGATTACTACCAAGCAGAAGCCAAAGCCGGCAACACCCAATATTTCCGCTTAGACGGCACTCAAAAAGTGGAAGATGTCAGCAAAGCATTAGATAAAATCTTAGCGTAA
- a CDS encoding NCS2 family permease, translating to MSSSQSSALEQRFELTKRGSTVRKEIVAGLTTFLAMVYSVIVVPNMLSAAGFPAESVFIATCLVAGLGSILIGFWANAPMAIGCAISLTAFTAFSLVIGQKVSIPVALGAVFLMGIFFTLISATGIRAWILRNLPVGIAHGAGIGIGLFLLLIAANGVGLVVSNQAGLPVKLGEFTAFPVMMSLIGLALIIGLEKMQVKGGILWVIIAITVVGLIFDPNVTFNGQVFKMPSFGEDSLFLQLDIMGALQPAILPVVFALVMTAVFDATGTIRAVAGQADLLDKDGQIINGGKALTSDSVSSLFSGIFGTAPAAVYIESAAGTAAGGKTGITAIVVGVLFLLMLFFQPLAFLVPNYATAPALMYVGLLMLSNVSKLDFDDFVGAMSGLICAVFIVLTANIVTGIMLGFAALVIGRVVSGDFKRLNIGTVVIAVVLVAFYACGWAI from the coding sequence ATGTCATCTTCTCAATCTTCCGCTTTAGAACAACGCTTTGAGTTGACTAAACGCGGTTCCACCGTACGCAAAGAAATTGTTGCCGGTTTAACCACTTTCCTTGCTATGGTGTATTCCGTTATCGTGGTGCCGAACATGTTAAGTGCGGCGGGTTTTCCTGCGGAATCGGTCTTTATTGCTACCTGTTTAGTGGCAGGTTTAGGCTCGATTTTAATTGGCTTTTGGGCGAATGCGCCAATGGCAATCGGTTGTGCTATTTCTTTAACGGCATTTACGGCATTTAGCTTGGTTATCGGACAAAAAGTGAGTATTCCGGTAGCCTTAGGTGCGGTCTTTTTAATGGGGATTTTCTTCACGCTCATTTCTGCCACAGGTATTCGCGCATGGATTTTGCGTAATTTACCGGTGGGTATCGCACACGGTGCGGGGATTGGTATCGGTTTATTCCTGCTTTTAATTGCCGCAAACGGAGTAGGTCTTGTGGTGAGTAACCAAGCCGGTTTGCCGGTAAAATTGGGCGAGTTCACTGCGTTTCCGGTGATGATGTCATTAATTGGTTTGGCGTTAATTATCGGCTTAGAAAAAATGCAAGTGAAAGGCGGCATTTTATGGGTGATTATCGCCATTACCGTGGTCGGCTTAATTTTCGATCCCAATGTGACCTTTAACGGTCAAGTCTTCAAAATGCCAAGTTTCGGTGAAGACTCTTTATTCTTGCAATTAGACATTATGGGCGCATTGCAACCGGCCATTTTACCGGTGGTATTTGCTTTAGTGATGACCGCAGTATTTGATGCCACAGGCACCATCCGTGCCGTGGCAGGGCAAGCGGATTTATTGGACAAAGACGGTCAAATCATTAACGGCGGCAAAGCCTTAACGTCCGACTCCGTAAGTAGCTTATTCTCCGGGATTTTCGGCACGGCACCGGCAGCCGTGTATATCGAATCCGCAGCAGGGACTGCCGCCGGCGGTAAAACCGGTATCACCGCGATCGTTGTTGGCGTATTGTTCCTGTTGATGTTGTTCTTCCAACCATTAGCGTTTTTGGTGCCAAACTATGCGACAGCACCGGCGTTAATGTACGTGGGATTATTGATGCTAAGCAACGTCAGCAAATTGGATTTTGATGATTTCGTTGGCGCTATGAGCGGCTTGATTTGTGCGGTGTTTATCGTGTTAACGGCGAATATCGTGACCGGCATCATGTTGGGCTTTGCCGCATTGGTGATTGGCCGTGTGGTGAGTGGCGACTTCAAACGCTTAAATATCGGCACCGTTGTGATTGCTGTTGTTTTAGTGGCTTTCTACGCTTGCGGTTGGGCGATTTAA
- the tilS gene encoding tRNA lysidine(34) synthetase TilS has protein sequence MLLDCFSQQLRQIAPNQTHFLIGFSGGLDSTALLALFAKLREKQPHFQLRAIHIHHGLSPYADAWSAHCQQMCRQFHIPLQIQHVNVSTENGIEAGARQARYEAIAQQILPTEWLVTAHHQQDQTETFFLALKRGSGVQGLGAMPSKSNVYSVPIFRPLLNFSRQQLQEFVQQERLSWVEDESNEDNQYDRNFLRNIVLPELRQRWAHFDSAVQRSAQHCYEQQQLLNELLAEEYQKNIVKNDRTFQLQHFASYSSVKQRALLRLWLQDWGVALPSLVQLEQIISDVIFAKVDAQPQFRLDDNIVRRYQNRLFLTPRFNDISQEYIKATFKHPISLPDHLGTLLLKKTREKMTALWQDENGQTHQETLNLPLEGTKVWIRFRYSGKVKLTQNGVNKDIKKVWQQLNVAPWQRQRIPLIFYDDKLQSAVGFFTVFQN, from the coding sequence ATGCTCCTCGACTGTTTTTCACAGCAACTCCGCCAAATTGCGCCAAACCAAACTCACTTTCTTATCGGGTTTAGCGGTGGTTTGGATTCCACCGCGCTGCTCGCTTTATTTGCAAAACTTCGTGAAAAACAACCGCACTTTCAGCTGCGCGCCATTCATATTCATCATGGATTAAGCCCCTATGCCGATGCTTGGTCAGCCCATTGTCAACAAATGTGTCGTCAATTCCATATTCCATTGCAAATTCAACATGTGAACGTCAGCACAGAAAATGGCATTGAGGCAGGTGCCCGCCAAGCCCGTTATGAAGCCATTGCACAGCAAATTTTACCTACCGAATGGCTCGTCACGGCACATCATCAACAAGACCAAACGGAAACATTTTTCCTTGCCCTAAAACGCGGCAGTGGCGTGCAAGGCTTAGGCGCTATGCCGTCGAAAAGCAATGTTTACAGCGTACCTATTTTTCGTCCCTTATTGAATTTTAGCCGCCAACAATTACAGGAGTTTGTACAACAGGAAAGGCTGAGTTGGGTTGAGGATGAAAGTAATGAGGATAATCAATACGATCGCAATTTCCTGCGTAACATCGTGTTGCCTGAATTGCGCCAACGCTGGGCGCATTTTGATTCGGCAGTGCAACGTTCAGCACAACATTGTTATGAACAACAGCAACTGCTTAATGAGCTGTTAGCGGAAGAATATCAAAAAAACATCGTCAAAAATGACCGCACTTTTCAGCTACAACATTTCGCCAGCTATTCCTCTGTGAAACAACGCGCCTTGTTACGCTTATGGTTGCAAGATTGGGGCGTTGCCCTGCCCTCTCTCGTGCAATTAGAGCAAATCATATCGGATGTTATTTTCGCGAAAGTCGATGCGCAACCGCAATTTCGCCTAGACGATAACATTGTCCGCCGCTATCAAAACCGTTTATTTCTCACGCCGAGATTTAACGATATTTCACAGGAATATATTAAGGCAACATTTAAACACCCTATTTCCTTGCCGGATCATTTAGGCACTTTGTTACTGAAAAAAACACGCGAAAAAATGACCGCACTTTGGCAAGACGAAAACGGGCAAACACATCAAGAAACGTTAAATTTACCCTTAGAGGGAACGAAAGTTTGGATTCGATTTCGTTATTCGGGCAAAGTGAAATTAACCCAAAACGGCGTGAATAAAGACATTAAAAAAGTGTGGCAACAGTTGAATGTCGCCCCTTGGCAACGACAGCGCATTCCGCTGATCTTCTACGATGATAAGCTACAAAGTGCGGTCGGTTTTTTCACTGTTTTTCAAAATTAA